Proteins encoded by one window of Channa argus isolate prfri chromosome 1, Channa argus male v1.0, whole genome shotgun sequence:
- the bean1 gene encoding protein BEAN1 translates to MLMKLICSVSSNQSHGEYPDCRSERESGGEASLLVSPLVVAGIVIGLVLFLSCITIIVGSLRKDSRLRNPHLQASYGPDGFSYGGSVGELRSTCVEDFPPALDFGSYRETLSQVNSLYPDSPPQYDECVGPCSTQIYIPTDDPPPYSLLDPCQRGAEQEEQPSYTSLDPSPYCGEPSASAAWFSPSHYPLGLQEQQPQHIASISFPLEAAPPYELVFAEQARPLPLMPCDLYKHQSERRDDGDSRQPGANQIL, encoded by the exons ATGCTGATGAAATTGATCTGCTCAG TGAGCTCCAACCAGAGCCATGGGGAGTACCCAGACTGCCGGAGTGAGAGGGAGTCAGGAGGGGAGGCTTCTCTCCTGGTGTCTCCGCTGGTGGTGGCAGGGATTGTTATAGGTCTggtcctcttcctctcctgcaTCACCATCATCGTCGGCAGCTTGCGGAAAGACAGCCGACTCCGGAACCCACATCTCCAAGCTAGCTACG GGCCAGATGGTTTTTCCTATGGTGGTTCAGTAGGAGAACTGAGGTCTACCTGCGTAGAAGACTTTCCTCCTGCTTTAGATTTTGGCTCGTACAGAGAGACTCTGTCACAGGTCAACAGCCTGTACCCCGACTCACCTCCACA ATACGATGAGTGTGTTGGCCCTTGTTCGACCCAGATCTACATACCTACAGATGACCCACCTCCTTACTCCCTACTGGACCCCTGTCAGAGAGGGGCAGAACAGGAGGAGCAGCCTAGCTACACCAGTCTGGATCCCTCTCCATACTGTGGGGAGCCCTCAGCCAGCGCTGCCTGGTTCTCTCCCTCCCACTACCCACTGGGACTGCAGGAGCAGCAGCCTCAACACATCGCATCCATCTCCTTCCCACTGGAGGCAGCGCCGCCTTACGAGTTGGTGTTCGCCGAACAGGCGCGGCCCCTCCCTCTCATGCCGTGTGACCTTTACAAACACCAATCAGAGAGGAGGGACGACGGCGACTCCCGGCAACCAGGAGCGAACCAGATCTTGTAG